The following coding sequences lie in one Euhalothece natronophila Z-M001 genomic window:
- a CDS encoding GNAT family N-acetyltransferase, producing MTNHPSSSSQYTVRWQEQINNIPKEKWDALALPLSTPFLEWEWLHNLEKSGSVTPRRGWQPCHLTIWKNRNLVAAAPLYLKGHSYGEFVFDHQWANLAYQLGINYYPKLLGMTPFTPAVGYRFLVASDEDETLLTEIMVKAIEEFCYEQKITGCHFLFVDPDWKPMLEQFGFRGWQHHSYIWENSGLNSFDDYLQLFNANQRRNIKRERKKVEKAGLEMKVHAGDDIPHWMFPLIYQFYSRTCDQFFGMSKYLTRQFFEQLYPNYVQRVVVFAAYTEDYHRPVGLSFCLRKGENLYGRYWGCLEEFDCLHFEACYYKPIEWSIEQGIKMFDPGAGGRHKRRRGFPAKVNHSLHYFYHQRMSQILNAYIDEINEMEQAELEAINQDLPFAKKEINLDPNLV from the coding sequence ATGACGAATCATCCAAGTTCTTCTTCTCAATATACAGTGCGCTGGCAAGAACAAATCAACAATATTCCTAAGGAAAAATGGGATGCTCTTGCTTTACCACTTTCGACTCCCTTCTTAGAATGGGAATGGTTACATAATCTAGAAAAGTCTGGAAGTGTTACGCCTCGTCGCGGTTGGCAACCTTGTCATTTAACCATTTGGAAAAATCGTAACCTCGTTGCTGCCGCCCCTCTTTACTTAAAGGGTCATAGTTATGGCGAATTTGTCTTTGATCACCAATGGGCAAATTTAGCCTATCAGTTAGGGATAAACTACTATCCCAAGTTATTAGGAATGACTCCTTTTACTCCTGCTGTGGGGTATCGGTTTTTAGTTGCTTCGGATGAGGATGAAACGCTTTTAACGGAAATTATGGTAAAAGCCATTGAAGAATTTTGTTACGAGCAAAAAATTACTGGTTGTCATTTCTTATTTGTTGATCCTGACTGGAAACCAATGTTAGAACAATTTGGTTTTCGGGGGTGGCAGCACCATAGTTATATTTGGGAAAATTCTGGTTTAAATAGTTTTGATGATTATTTACAACTATTTAATGCGAACCAACGGCGAAATATTAAACGGGAGCGAAAGAAAGTAGAAAAAGCAGGACTGGAGATGAAAGTTCACGCTGGCGATGATATTCCCCATTGGATGTTTCCATTAATTTATCAATTTTATAGTCGCACTTGTGATCAATTTTTTGGCATGAGTAAGTATCTCACTCGTCAATTTTTTGAGCAACTTTACCCTAATTATGTTCAACGAGTTGTGGTATTTGCTGCTTATACTGAAGATTATCATCGCCCAGTGGGATTATCATTTTGCTTGCGAAAAGGAGAAAATCTTTATGGTCGTTATTGGGGATGTTTAGAAGAATTTGATTGCTTACATTTTGAAGCCTGTTATTACAAACCCATTGAATGGTCAATTGAACAGGGAATAAAAATGTTTGACCCTGGTGCAGGAGGTCGTCATAAACGCAGACGAGGCTTTCCAGCTAAAGTTAATCATAGTTTGCATTATTTTTATCATCAACGGATGAGTCAAATATTAAATGCTTATATTGATGAAATTAACGAGATGGAACAAGCAGAATTAGAAGCCATTAATCAAGATTTACCTTTTGCTAAGAAAGAAATTAATCTTGATCCCAATCTGGTTTGA